A genomic window from Cucumis melo cultivar AY chromosome 8, USDA_Cmelo_AY_1.0, whole genome shotgun sequence includes:
- the LOC103486104 gene encoding 1-acyl-sn-glycerol-3-phosphate acyltransferase BAT2, chloroplastic isoform X2: MLQAQYYCFSSIIKKRARVSWCYLTPNENLYNPWHNNLFSGKRNGRYIIVRAELAKMGTHEAGYPLSVVPLSSKVRGTFFYATTAITAIFLFMLMLVAHPFVLLMDRYRRRIHYSIAKMWASLTIAPFFRIKYEGLENLPSTNSPAVFVSNHQSFLDIYTLLTLGRSFKFISKTAIFLFPIIGWAMFMMGVIPLKRMDSRSQLDCLKRCMELIRKGASVFFFPEGTRSKDGKLGTFKKGAFSVAAKTKVPVVPITLVGTGSIMPAGFEGILNQGFVKVVIHKPVIGSDPEALCNEARNAIADALSKHVDC; the protein is encoded by the exons ATGCTACAGG CTCAATATTATTGCTTCTCCTCGATCATCAAAAAACGTGCCAGGGTCTCTTGGTGTTATCTTACTCCAAACGAGAATTTATACAACCCTTGGCACAACAACCTGTTCAGTGGAAAAAGAAACGGTCGATACATTATTGTTAGGGCTGAACTTGCAAAAATGGGGACTCATGAAGCTGGTTATCCATTATCAG TAGTACCATTGAGCTCTAAAGTCAGAGGAACGTTCTTTTATGCTACTACTGCAATCACTGCAATTTTTCTCTTTATGCTTATGCTGGTGGCGCATCCATTTGTGTTATTGATGGATAGATACCGCAGAAGGATTCATTATTCAATTGCCAAAATGTGGGCAAGTTTGACCATTGCTCCATTTTTTAGGATCAAATATGAAGGGTTGGAGAATTTGCCATCTACTAATTCTCCTGCTGTGTTTGTTTCCAACCATCAGAGCTTTCTAGACATATATACACTTCTTACCCTGGGCAGAAGCTTTAAGTTCATTAGCAAGACTGCAATATTTCTCTTTCCTATTATTGGTTGGGCTATGTTTATGATGGGTGTCATTCCTTTGAAGCGTATGGATAGCAGAAGCCAGTTG GACTGTCTGAAGCGATGCATGGAGCTTATAAGAAAGGGTGCATCTGTATTTTTCTTTCCAGAGGGAACACGTAGTAAAGATGGAAAATTAGGCACTTTCAAG AAAGGAGCATTCAGTGTTGCGGCGAAGACGAAAGTGCCAGTTGTACCCATTACACTGGTGGGAACAGGTAGCATTATGCCAGCCGGATTTGAAGGCATCTTGAATCAGGGATTTGTGAAAGTTGTTATTCATAAGCCCGTGATAGGAAGTGATCCAGAAGCATTGTGCAATGAAGCTAGGAATGCAATTGCAGATGCATTGAGTAAACATGTTGACTGCTGA
- the LOC103486104 gene encoding 1-acyl-sn-glycerol-3-phosphate acyltransferase BAT2, chloroplastic isoform X1, with translation MEIVSLYHHAFSLPLHRSGYQELGLFGTSSSLLMNGFRSLQYSSSLHQQAYLGNTAQYYCFSSIIKKRARVSWCYLTPNENLYNPWHNNLFSGKRNGRYIIVRAELAKMGTHEAGYPLSVVPLSSKVRGTFFYATTAITAIFLFMLMLVAHPFVLLMDRYRRRIHYSIAKMWASLTIAPFFRIKYEGLENLPSTNSPAVFVSNHQSFLDIYTLLTLGRSFKFISKTAIFLFPIIGWAMFMMGVIPLKRMDSRSQLDCLKRCMELIRKGASVFFFPEGTRSKDGKLGTFKKGAFSVAAKTKVPVVPITLVGTGSIMPAGFEGILNQGFVKVVIHKPVIGSDPEALCNEARNAIADALSKHVDC, from the exons ATGGAAATTGTTTCTCTCTATCACCATGCTTTTTCGCTTCCTCTTCATCGCTCCG GTTATCAAGAACTTGGGCTTTTCGGTACTTCATCTTCTCTGCTG ATGAATGGGTTTAGGAGTCTTCAATATAGTTCCTCTCTACATCAACAAGCATATTTGGGAAATACTG CTCAATATTATTGCTTCTCCTCGATCATCAAAAAACGTGCCAGGGTCTCTTGGTGTTATCTTACTCCAAACGAGAATTTATACAACCCTTGGCACAACAACCTGTTCAGTGGAAAAAGAAACGGTCGATACATTATTGTTAGGGCTGAACTTGCAAAAATGGGGACTCATGAAGCTGGTTATCCATTATCAG TAGTACCATTGAGCTCTAAAGTCAGAGGAACGTTCTTTTATGCTACTACTGCAATCACTGCAATTTTTCTCTTTATGCTTATGCTGGTGGCGCATCCATTTGTGTTATTGATGGATAGATACCGCAGAAGGATTCATTATTCAATTGCCAAAATGTGGGCAAGTTTGACCATTGCTCCATTTTTTAGGATCAAATATGAAGGGTTGGAGAATTTGCCATCTACTAATTCTCCTGCTGTGTTTGTTTCCAACCATCAGAGCTTTCTAGACATATATACACTTCTTACCCTGGGCAGAAGCTTTAAGTTCATTAGCAAGACTGCAATATTTCTCTTTCCTATTATTGGTTGGGCTATGTTTATGATGGGTGTCATTCCTTTGAAGCGTATGGATAGCAGAAGCCAGTTG GACTGTCTGAAGCGATGCATGGAGCTTATAAGAAAGGGTGCATCTGTATTTTTCTTTCCAGAGGGAACACGTAGTAAAGATGGAAAATTAGGCACTTTCAAG AAAGGAGCATTCAGTGTTGCGGCGAAGACGAAAGTGCCAGTTGTACCCATTACACTGGTGGGAACAGGTAGCATTATGCCAGCCGGATTTGAAGGCATCTTGAATCAGGGATTTGTGAAAGTTGTTATTCATAAGCCCGTGATAGGAAGTGATCCAGAAGCATTGTGCAATGAAGCTAGGAATGCAATTGCAGATGCATTGAGTAAACATGTTGACTGCTGA